From a single Sphaeramia orbicularis chromosome 4, fSphaOr1.1, whole genome shotgun sequence genomic region:
- the LOC115417845 gene encoding tumor protein 63-like isoform X1, with protein MLYLETGTTTSFNESQYTNLGLLNSMDQNIQNGGSTNTSPYNNDHAQNNVTAPSPYAQPSSTFDALSPSPAIPSNTDYAGPHTFDVSFQQSSTAKSATWTYSTDLKKLYCQIAKTCPIQIKVLTTPPQGAVIRAMPVYKKAEHVTEVVKRCPNHELSREFNDGQIAPPSHLIRVEGNSHAQYVEDSITGRQSVLVPYEPPQVGTEFTTILYNFMCNSSCVGGMNRRPILIIVTLETRDGQVLGRRCFEARICACPGRDRKADEDSIRKQHVTDATKSSEGTKRPFRQVSHGIQMSTIKKRRSTDEEVFCLPIKGREIYEILVKIKESLELMQFLPQHTIESYRQQQQNLLQKQTSMPSQTSFGSSSPTHGKVNKLPSVSQLINPQQRNTLTPSSMSGGLTDMTPMMGTHIPMNADMSSLSPTHALQPQLPLVPSSHCTPPPPYPMDSSISSFLIRLGCSGCLDYFTAQGLTNIYQIENYNMEDLSRLKIPVEFQHIIWKGIMEHRQAMDFSPPPHIVRTTSGASTVSVGASEARGERVIDAVRFTLRQTISFPPRDEWSDFSFDLDSRRNKQQRIKEEGE; from the exons ATGTTGTACCTAGAGACGGGCACCACAACGTCATTCAACGAG TCACAGTATACAAACCTGGGGCTCCTGAACAGCATGGATCAAAACATTCAGAATGGTGGCTCGACCAACACCAGCCCTTACAACAATGACCATGCGCAGAACAACGTGACAGCCCCCTCACCATATGCCCAGCCCAGCTCCACCTTTGACGCCCTGTCCCCCTCACCGGCCATCCCATCTAATACAGATTACGCTGGGCCCCACACCTTTGATGTGTCCTTTCAGCAGTCTAGTACAGCAAAGTCTGCCACCTGGACG TATTCCACAGATTTGAAGAAGTTGTACTGCCAAATTGCAAAGACGTGTCCCATTCAGATCAAAGTCCTTACCACTCCACCACAAGGTGCTGTTATTAGGGCCATGCCTGTTTACAAGAAAGCCGAACACGTGACCGAAGTGGTGAAGCGCTGCCCGAACCATGAGCTTAGCCGCGAGTTCAATGATG GTCAGATTGCCCCTCCGAGTCATTTGATCCGTGTGGAGGGAAACAGCCACGCCCAGTATGTGGAGGACTCCATCACCGGCAGACAGAGCGTTTTGGTTCCTTATGAGCCTCCCCAG GTGGGAACAGAGTTCACCACAATTTTATATAACTTCATGTGCAACTCCAGTTGTGTGGGTGGAATGAACAGACGTCCGATCCTCATCATTGTCACTCTGGAAACCAGAGA CGGTCAGGTATTAGGCCGCCGATGCTTCGAGGCCAGGATCTGCGCCTGCCCGGGCCGAGACAGAAAGGCAGATGAGGACAGCATCCGCAAGCAACATGTAACGGACGCCACAAAGAGCAGTGAGGGTACGAAACGCC CTTTCCGCCAGGTTTCCCATGGCATACAGATGTCCACCATCAAGAAGAGAAGATCAACAGATGAGGAGGTTTTTTGTTTGCCT ATCAAAGGCCGTGAAATTTATGAGATTTTGGTAAAAATCAAAGAGTCTCTGGAGCTCATGCAGTTTCTGCCTCAGCATACTATTGAATCAtacaggcagcagcagcagaatctCCTTCAGAAACA GACTTCCATGCCGTCTCAGACTTCCTTCGGCTCCAGCTCCCCGACCCACGGAAAAGTCAACAAGCTGCCCTCAGTGAGCCAGCTCATCAACCCACAGCAGCGTAACACACTCACCCCGTCCAGCATGTCTGGAGGCCTGACTGACA TGACTCCCATGATGGGCACTCACATCCCCATGAACGCTGACATGAGTTCACTGAGCCCCACACACGCACTGCAGCCACAGCTCCCCCTGGTGCCTTCCTCCCACTGTACGCCCCCTCCTCCATACCCCATGGACAGCAGCATCTCCAG cTTCCTTATTCGGCTGGGCTGCTCAGGCTGCTTGGACTACTTCACAGCACAGGGTCTAACCAATATCTACCAGATTGAGAACTATAACATGGAG GACCTGTCCAGGCTGAAGATCCCCGTCGAGTTCCAGCACATCATCTGGAAGGGCATCATGGAGCACCGGCAGGCCATGGATTTTTCCCCTCCACCCCACATAGTGCGTACCACCAGCGGAGCCTCCACCGTCAGCGTGGGCGCCTCTGAGGCCCGCGGCGAACGCGTCATTGACGCCGTGCGCTTCACCCTCCGTCAGACCATCTCCTTTCCGCCGCGTGACGAATGGTCCGACTTCTCCTTCGACCTGGATTCTCGCCGCAACAAACAGCAGCGCATCAAGGAGGAGGGGGAGTAG
- the LOC115417845 gene encoding tumor protein 63-like isoform X2, producing MLYLETGTTTSFNESQYTNLGLLNSMDQNIQNGGSTNTSPYNNDHAQNNVTAPSPYAQPSSTFDALSPSPAIPSNTDYAGPHTFDVSFQQSSTAKSATWTYSTDLKKLYCQIAKTCPIQIKVLTTPPQGAVIRAMPVYKKAEHVTEVVKRCPNHELSREFNDGQIAPPSHLIRVEGNSHAQYVEDSITGRQSVLVPYEPPQVGTEFTTILYNFMCNSSCVGGMNRRPILIIVTLETRDGQVLGRRCFEARICACPGRDRKADEDSIRKQHVTDATKSSEAFRQVSHGIQMSTIKKRRSTDEEVFCLPIKGREIYEILVKIKESLELMQFLPQHTIESYRQQQQNLLQKQTSMPSQTSFGSSSPTHGKVNKLPSVSQLINPQQRNTLTPSSMSGGLTDMTPMMGTHIPMNADMSSLSPTHALQPQLPLVPSSHCTPPPPYPMDSSISSFLIRLGCSGCLDYFTAQGLTNIYQIENYNMEDLSRLKIPVEFQHIIWKGIMEHRQAMDFSPPPHIVRTTSGASTVSVGASEARGERVIDAVRFTLRQTISFPPRDEWSDFSFDLDSRRNKQQRIKEEGE from the exons ATGTTGTACCTAGAGACGGGCACCACAACGTCATTCAACGAG TCACAGTATACAAACCTGGGGCTCCTGAACAGCATGGATCAAAACATTCAGAATGGTGGCTCGACCAACACCAGCCCTTACAACAATGACCATGCGCAGAACAACGTGACAGCCCCCTCACCATATGCCCAGCCCAGCTCCACCTTTGACGCCCTGTCCCCCTCACCGGCCATCCCATCTAATACAGATTACGCTGGGCCCCACACCTTTGATGTGTCCTTTCAGCAGTCTAGTACAGCAAAGTCTGCCACCTGGACG TATTCCACAGATTTGAAGAAGTTGTACTGCCAAATTGCAAAGACGTGTCCCATTCAGATCAAAGTCCTTACCACTCCACCACAAGGTGCTGTTATTAGGGCCATGCCTGTTTACAAGAAAGCCGAACACGTGACCGAAGTGGTGAAGCGCTGCCCGAACCATGAGCTTAGCCGCGAGTTCAATGATG GTCAGATTGCCCCTCCGAGTCATTTGATCCGTGTGGAGGGAAACAGCCACGCCCAGTATGTGGAGGACTCCATCACCGGCAGACAGAGCGTTTTGGTTCCTTATGAGCCTCCCCAG GTGGGAACAGAGTTCACCACAATTTTATATAACTTCATGTGCAACTCCAGTTGTGTGGGTGGAATGAACAGACGTCCGATCCTCATCATTGTCACTCTGGAAACCAGAGA CGGTCAGGTATTAGGCCGCCGATGCTTCGAGGCCAGGATCTGCGCCTGCCCGGGCCGAGACAGAAAGGCAGATGAGGACAGCATCCGCAAGCAACATGTAACGGACGCCACAAAGAGCAGTGAGG CTTTCCGCCAGGTTTCCCATGGCATACAGATGTCCACCATCAAGAAGAGAAGATCAACAGATGAGGAGGTTTTTTGTTTGCCT ATCAAAGGCCGTGAAATTTATGAGATTTTGGTAAAAATCAAAGAGTCTCTGGAGCTCATGCAGTTTCTGCCTCAGCATACTATTGAATCAtacaggcagcagcagcagaatctCCTTCAGAAACA GACTTCCATGCCGTCTCAGACTTCCTTCGGCTCCAGCTCCCCGACCCACGGAAAAGTCAACAAGCTGCCCTCAGTGAGCCAGCTCATCAACCCACAGCAGCGTAACACACTCACCCCGTCCAGCATGTCTGGAGGCCTGACTGACA TGACTCCCATGATGGGCACTCACATCCCCATGAACGCTGACATGAGTTCACTGAGCCCCACACACGCACTGCAGCCACAGCTCCCCCTGGTGCCTTCCTCCCACTGTACGCCCCCTCCTCCATACCCCATGGACAGCAGCATCTCCAG cTTCCTTATTCGGCTGGGCTGCTCAGGCTGCTTGGACTACTTCACAGCACAGGGTCTAACCAATATCTACCAGATTGAGAACTATAACATGGAG GACCTGTCCAGGCTGAAGATCCCCGTCGAGTTCCAGCACATCATCTGGAAGGGCATCATGGAGCACCGGCAGGCCATGGATTTTTCCCCTCCACCCCACATAGTGCGTACCACCAGCGGAGCCTCCACCGTCAGCGTGGGCGCCTCTGAGGCCCGCGGCGAACGCGTCATTGACGCCGTGCGCTTCACCCTCCGTCAGACCATCTCCTTTCCGCCGCGTGACGAATGGTCCGACTTCTCCTTCGACCTGGATTCTCGCCGCAACAAACAGCAGCGCATCAAGGAGGAGGGGGAGTAG